A window from Polynucleobacter sp. MWH-UH25E encodes these proteins:
- a CDS encoding peptidylprolyl isomerase gives MTKLTVLPNSYLTLNYRLTLPNGEDYINTFVDRPATVLMGSGQFAPCFERVLLGLGVGDKKSAVLSPGESFGDRKEDLVQWVSLKALKEGRDDDVEFNPGDVIEFNAPGGAQYAGVLQSIDDEGAWFDFNHPLAGREVTFEAQIVAIL, from the coding sequence ATGACTAAGCTTACTGTTTTGCCCAACTCCTATTTGACTCTGAACTACCGGCTGACCTTGCCCAATGGGGAGGATTACATCAATACGTTTGTTGATCGCCCTGCGACGGTTCTGATGGGTTCTGGACAATTTGCGCCTTGCTTTGAGAGGGTGTTGTTGGGATTAGGTGTTGGTGACAAGAAGAGTGCTGTACTTTCGCCGGGGGAAAGTTTTGGCGATCGTAAAGAAGATTTAGTACAGTGGGTTTCATTGAAAGCGCTGAAAGAAGGGCGCGATGATGATGTGGAATTTAATCCTGGCGATGTGATTGAATTCAATGCTCCTGGCGGCGCTCAATATGCAGGTGTTTTGCAATCGATTGATGACGAAGGTGCATGGTTTGATTTCAACCACCCTTTGGCCGGCAGGGAAGTTACCTTTGAAGCGCAGATTGTCGCTATTCTTTAA
- a CDS encoding bifunctional riboflavin kinase/FAD synthetase yields MNVFRGSTPFSAGPACALTIGNFDGVHRGHRALLKQLVAGARERGLASCVLTFEPHPKEFFSPEQAPPRILNLRDKLAALADLGIDRVVVEHFNSAFARLSPEEFVSEIIVKRLNTKWILIGDDFCYGAKRAGNFASLKAAGEKYGFEVSSIQTISEDGERISSSALRTALANGDMKQAEKLLGRPYGVSGHVIHGQQLGRKLGFPTLNLAVANHLHHRKPATTGIFTAQVLGLSDKPLPAVASLGVRPTVEDEGRVLLETHIFDYQKDVYGKIITVELLEKIRDEEKYDDLDTLTNAIAQDAKHARNYFQKKSYV; encoded by the coding sequence GTGAACGTATTTCGTGGCTCGACCCCGTTTTCCGCAGGACCTGCTTGTGCCCTCACCATCGGAAATTTCGATGGCGTGCACAGGGGTCATCGCGCCCTGCTCAAGCAGTTGGTTGCTGGCGCTCGGGAAAGAGGCTTGGCCAGCTGCGTACTGACCTTTGAGCCCCACCCAAAGGAATTTTTCTCCCCCGAACAAGCCCCACCCCGAATTCTGAATTTGCGCGACAAATTGGCTGCTCTTGCGGATCTAGGTATTGATCGAGTCGTTGTTGAGCATTTCAATTCCGCATTTGCTCGCCTTTCGCCGGAAGAGTTTGTTTCAGAGATTATCGTCAAACGACTCAATACCAAATGGATTTTGATTGGTGATGACTTTTGCTATGGGGCTAAGCGAGCAGGTAATTTTGCAAGCCTCAAAGCGGCTGGTGAAAAATATGGATTTGAAGTTTCCAGCATTCAAACGATTTCTGAAGATGGTGAGCGTATTTCGAGTTCAGCATTGCGCACCGCTCTTGCAAATGGTGATATGAAGCAAGCAGAAAAATTACTTGGTCGCCCTTATGGAGTTTCTGGACACGTCATTCATGGGCAACAACTTGGTCGCAAATTAGGATTCCCCACTTTAAATTTAGCCGTAGCCAATCACTTACATCATCGCAAGCCAGCGACTACTGGCATCTTCACTGCGCAAGTACTGGGGCTTAGCGACAAACCTTTGCCAGCTGTAGCTAGCCTAGGCGTGCGGCCTACGGTGGAAGATGAAGGTCGCGTGTTACTTGAGACCCACATATTTGATTATCAAAAGGATGTTTACGGAAAAATCATTACCGTTGAACTTTTAGAAAAAATTCGTGACGAGGAAAAGTATGATGACCTCGACACTCTCACAAATGCGATTGCGCAAGACGCAAAGCACGCCAGAAATTATTTCCAGAAAAAATCTTATGTCTGA
- a CDS encoding RsmB/NOP family class I SAM-dependent RNA methyltransferase: MSAERSNPKSNKRLGPQKSYAAKSKDPLRRPERRNASGNLIAPEGQKNFSNAKALPQHAIHLERLLPELLQFDQPADRIVSRYFRSEPKLGNRDRALIAESAFAILRRKNEFSQFASSGEGSQARRLALLGLLSALSEGGLGSGNRAESAIADLAHVLKPGEYEWLQRISTVDPSSLNPLVRNNLPEWLWDAFRKYPGEDTREELAKSLMHPASLDLRANTMKTNREELLAQMNALGGRYQATPTPFAPDGVRIMGKPALQNTAGFKAGMFEVQDEGSQLLAYLLAPKRGEMVVDFCAGAGGKTLAIGALMRSTGRLYAFDTSERRLANLKPRQARSGLSNVHPVWIDSENDAKIKRLAGKIDRVLVDAPCSGMGTLRRNPDLKWRQTPEGVAELNQKQASILNSAARLLKPGGRLVYATCSLLPQENQGVAEDFLKNHPDFEVVPAAEVLKPLFPKEKLPLGCSAENPWWQLWPHIHGTDGFFGAVFQKKSIKSESLEMQKPKN; the protein is encoded by the coding sequence ATGAGCGCAGAACGTTCCAATCCAAAATCCAATAAGCGCTTAGGTCCGCAAAAAAGTTATGCGGCTAAATCAAAAGATCCATTGCGCCGTCCGGAGCGACGTAATGCCAGTGGCAACTTGATTGCGCCTGAAGGTCAGAAAAATTTCTCAAATGCGAAAGCTTTGCCGCAGCATGCGATTCATTTAGAGCGCTTACTTCCAGAATTACTGCAGTTTGATCAACCCGCTGATCGGATTGTTAGTCGTTATTTTCGATCTGAGCCAAAGCTTGGTAATCGTGATCGAGCGTTGATAGCAGAGAGTGCATTTGCTATTTTGCGTCGTAAAAATGAGTTCTCACAATTTGCCTCTAGTGGCGAGGGATCACAGGCTAGACGCTTAGCCCTATTGGGTTTGCTGTCCGCTCTTTCTGAAGGTGGGCTTGGTTCAGGCAATCGTGCGGAGAGTGCGATTGCGGACTTGGCGCATGTTCTCAAGCCTGGTGAGTATGAGTGGTTGCAACGAATTTCAACGGTAGATCCAAGTTCTTTAAATCCACTAGTGCGCAACAATTTGCCTGAGTGGTTGTGGGATGCCTTTAGAAAATATCCAGGTGAAGATACTCGTGAAGAATTAGCGAAATCTTTGATGCATCCCGCTTCTTTAGATTTGCGCGCAAACACGATGAAGACCAATCGCGAGGAATTACTTGCGCAGATGAATGCATTGGGTGGTCGTTATCAAGCTACTCCAACTCCGTTTGCACCAGATGGTGTGCGCATTATGGGTAAACCCGCTTTGCAAAATACTGCAGGCTTTAAAGCAGGCATGTTTGAAGTGCAAGATGAAGGAAGCCAGTTGTTGGCCTATTTGCTGGCTCCAAAACGTGGCGAAATGGTTGTTGATTTTTGCGCTGGCGCCGGTGGCAAGACATTGGCAATTGGCGCGTTGATGCGATCCACAGGCCGCCTATATGCATTTGACACATCTGAACGTCGCTTAGCCAATCTCAAACCGAGACAAGCTCGAAGTGGTCTTTCTAATGTTCATCCTGTGTGGATTGATTCTGAGAATGACGCCAAGATCAAACGCTTAGCCGGAAAGATAGATCGTGTTCTGGTTGATGCCCCTTGTAGCGGTATGGGCACCTTGCGCCGTAATCCTGACCTGAAGTGGCGCCAAACCCCAGAGGGTGTTGCGGAATTGAATCAAAAGCAAGCCAGCATTTTGAATTCAGCAGCTCGCCTCTTAAAACCAGGTGGTCGCTTGGTATATGCCACTTGCAGCCTATTACCCCAGGAAAATCAAGGAGTTGCAGAGGATTTCCTCAAGAATCACCCTGATTTTGAGGTGGTTCCAGCGGCTGAGGTCCTCAAGCCATTGTTCCCAAAGGAAAAATTACCATTGGGCTGTTCCGCAGAAAATCCTTGGTGGCAATTGTGGCCGCATATTCACGGTACGGATGGCTTTTTTGGGGCTGTTTTTCAGAAAAAGAGCATTAAATCTGAAAGCCTAGAAATGCAAAAACCTAAGAATTAA
- the rpmB gene encoding 50S ribosomal protein L28 produces the protein MAKVCQVTGKKPMVGNNVSHANNKTKRRFLPNLQNRRFWVESENRWISLRLTNAGLRVIDKNGIDAVLSDLRARGEI, from the coding sequence ATGGCAAAAGTTTGCCAAGTCACTGGGAAAAAGCCGATGGTTGGCAACAATGTATCCCATGCAAACAATAAAACGAAGCGTCGCTTTTTGCCGAATTTGCAAAACCGTCGTTTCTGGGTTGAATCTGAAAACCGTTGGATTAGCTTGCGCTTAACCAATGCTGGTTTGCGCGTTATCGACAAAAATGGCATCGATGCTGTTTTGTCTGATCTCCGTGCACGTGGCGAAATTTAA
- the ileS gene encoding isoleucine--tRNA ligase: protein MSRKNLMSEKENNYPVNLLDTAFPMRGDLAKREPQWVAQWQKNKLYEKIRAAHAGQPKFILHDGPPYANGDIHIGHAVNKILKDMIVKSRWLMGFDSAYVPGWDCHGMPIEIQIEKQFGKNLPTAEVQAKARAYAQVQVGKQKKDFERLGVLGDWNNPYLTMNYRNEADEIRALGKIWEKGYVFRGLKPVNWCFDCGSALAEAEVEYQDKTDPTVDVGFAFDDAQRPQLAKAFGLEDLPNKPGQIVIWTTTPWTIPANQAMNVHPELTYALVDVGSKLLILAKDRVEICLQDYGLEGKVIATCLGEKLANISFWHPLASLHEGYKRLSPIYVAEYVTLDTGTGIVHSAPAYGEEDFKSCKANGLVDKDILNPVMGNGVYASWLPLFANEYIWKANPKIVEAMREAGSLLRDKTYTHSYMHCWRHKSPIIYRATSQWFASMDKKPSDGKASLRETALAGIDSTDFFPAWGKQRLHSMIANRPDWTLSRQRQWGVPMAFFVHKETGDPHPRTVELLEEIAKRVEKGGIEAWQQLEVSELLGDEASQYEKNRDTLDVWFDSGTTHWHVIRGSHRDELLTADAETPTGRLADLYLEGSDQHRGWFHSSLLTGAMLDGKPPYKALLTHGFTVDGQGRKMSKSVGNVIAPQQVADKLGAEIIRLWVASTDYSGEMTISDEILKRVTESYRRIRNTLRFLLANLSDFDPAKHAMPTDQWLEIDRYAVALANQLQSDIEAHYKAYEFHPAVARMLTFCSEDLGGFYLDILKDRLYTSAPDSADRRAAQNALFHITRNLLKWLSPFLSFTAEEAWQDLPKDPSRKLSESIFMEEFGTFPEIANSEELLGKWNRIREIRSEVTKAIEVEREAGNVGSSLQAELTIKLGDTDFAILHSLENDLRFVTITSSANIELSNDGLEVSVRGSQFKKCGRCWHHTKDVGSNTDHPDLCGRCISNLFGDGDHRLFA, encoded by the coding sequence ATTTCCAGAAAAAATCTTATGTCTGAAAAAGAAAATAACTATCCAGTCAATTTACTAGATACCGCATTTCCGATGCGAGGCGATCTAGCAAAACGCGAACCGCAATGGGTTGCGCAATGGCAAAAAAATAAGCTTTACGAAAAGATTCGTGCGGCTCATGCTGGTCAACCAAAGTTCATCTTGCATGATGGCCCTCCTTATGCGAATGGCGATATTCATATTGGTCATGCGGTTAATAAGATTCTGAAAGACATGATTGTGAAATCCCGCTGGTTGATGGGATTTGATTCCGCATACGTACCAGGCTGGGATTGCCACGGAATGCCAATTGAGATTCAAATTGAGAAGCAGTTTGGCAAGAATCTGCCCACGGCTGAAGTACAGGCTAAAGCCCGTGCCTATGCGCAAGTGCAGGTAGGCAAGCAAAAGAAAGATTTCGAGCGCTTAGGCGTATTGGGTGACTGGAACAACCCTTATCTCACTATGAATTACCGCAACGAAGCTGATGAAATTCGTGCACTAGGCAAGATTTGGGAAAAGGGTTACGTATTCCGAGGCTTAAAACCAGTGAACTGGTGTTTTGATTGTGGTTCTGCGCTTGCAGAAGCTGAGGTGGAATACCAAGATAAAACTGATCCAACAGTCGATGTAGGTTTTGCGTTTGATGATGCGCAGCGTCCACAGCTTGCCAAAGCATTTGGATTGGAGGATCTACCCAATAAGCCTGGTCAGATTGTGATCTGGACAACAACGCCTTGGACTATTCCTGCTAACCAAGCAATGAATGTTCACCCAGAGTTAACTTACGCACTTGTGGATGTTGGTAGCAAATTATTAATACTTGCAAAAGATCGTGTCGAGATCTGTTTACAAGATTACGGTCTCGAAGGCAAAGTCATCGCCACCTGCCTTGGTGAGAAACTCGCCAATATTTCTTTTTGGCACCCTCTCGCTTCTTTACACGAAGGCTACAAACGTCTTTCACCAATCTATGTAGCTGAATATGTCACGCTCGATACTGGCACAGGCATTGTTCACTCTGCCCCAGCCTATGGCGAAGAAGACTTTAAGTCTTGCAAAGCAAATGGGCTTGTGGACAAAGACATCTTGAATCCAGTAATGGGAAATGGTGTGTATGCGTCCTGGTTGCCGCTCTTCGCCAACGAATACATTTGGAAAGCGAATCCAAAAATCGTAGAAGCAATGCGTGAGGCAGGAAGCTTATTGCGTGACAAAACCTATACCCACTCGTATATGCATTGCTGGCGCCACAAGTCGCCGATTATTTACCGCGCGACCTCACAATGGTTTGCTAGCATGGATAAAAAACCATCTGATGGTAAAGCCAGCTTACGTGAAACTGCTTTGGCCGGCATCGATAGCACCGACTTCTTCCCTGCATGGGGCAAGCAGCGCTTACATAGCATGATCGCCAATCGCCCTGATTGGACGCTCTCACGGCAACGTCAATGGGGCGTGCCGATGGCCTTCTTTGTTCACAAAGAAACTGGGGATCCACATCCACGCACAGTCGAGTTACTCGAGGAAATTGCAAAGCGCGTAGAAAAAGGTGGAATTGAAGCCTGGCAGCAACTCGAAGTTTCTGAGTTACTCGGTGATGAAGCTTCTCAATATGAAAAGAATCGCGACACACTAGATGTGTGGTTTGATTCTGGCACAACCCATTGGCATGTGATTCGTGGATCGCATCGCGACGAGCTGCTCACTGCAGACGCAGAAACCCCTACCGGTCGTTTAGCAGATTTGTATTTAGAGGGTTCAGACCAGCACCGCGGCTGGTTCCACTCCTCATTGCTCACCGGCGCGATGCTAGACGGAAAACCCCCTTACAAAGCACTCTTAACTCACGGCTTTACTGTTGACGGTCAAGGTCGCAAGATGAGTAAATCGGTGGGTAACGTGATTGCCCCACAACAGGTGGCAGATAAGCTCGGCGCAGAAATTATTCGCCTCTGGGTTGCCTCGACAGATTATTCGGGCGAGATGACGATCTCTGATGAAATCCTGAAACGCGTTACTGAAAGCTATCGTCGTATCCGCAATACCTTGCGCTTCTTGCTAGCGAATCTTTCGGATTTTGATCCCGCTAAACATGCAATGCCTACAGATCAGTGGTTAGAAATTGATCGCTATGCAGTAGCGCTAGCCAATCAATTGCAGAGTGATATTGAGGCACATTACAAGGCTTATGAATTCCATCCTGCAGTCGCGCGCATGCTTACTTTCTGCTCAGAAGATTTAGGTGGCTTCTATTTAGACATTCTGAAAGATCGCCTCTACACCAGCGCCCCTGATTCTGCAGATCGTAGAGCGGCTCAAAATGCGCTTTTCCATATCACGCGCAATCTCTTGAAGTGGTTGTCTCCGTTCCTCTCATTTACCGCAGAAGAAGCTTGGCAAGATCTCCCTAAAGATCCCAGCAGGAAACTGTCTGAATCTATCTTCATGGAAGAATTTGGTACTTTCCCAGAAATCGCCAACTCAGAAGAATTACTCGGCAAATGGAATCGCATTCGCGAGATTCGTTCAGAAGTGACCAAGGCTATTGAGGTGGAGCGCGAGGCAGGCAATGTAGGCTCATCCCTGCAAGCTGAACTCACCATTAAGCTTGGTGACACTGACTTCGCTATCTTGCACTCGCTTGAGAATGACTTACGTTTTGTCACTATTACTTCAAGTGCCAATATTGAGTTAAGTAATGATGGCTTAGAGGTATCAGTACGCGGCAGTCAATTTAAGAAATGCGGTCGTTGTTGGCATCACACCAAAGATGTTGGCAGCAATACAGATCACCCTGATCTGTGCGGCCGCTGCATTAGCAATCTTTTCGGTGACGGCGATCATCGCCTCTTTGCTTAA
- the rpmG gene encoding 50S ribosomal protein L33: MAKGGREKIKLESSAGTGHFYTTSKNKRTKPEKMEIMKFDPTIRKHVAYKETKLK; the protein is encoded by the coding sequence ATGGCTAAAGGCGGCAGAGAAAAAATCAAATTAGAGTCATCAGCTGGTACTGGTCACTTCTATACAACTTCAAAAAACAAGCGTACAAAGCCTGAGAAAATGGAGATCATGAAATTTGATCCAACCATTCGCAAGCACGTTGCTTATAAAGAAACAAAACTCAAGTAA
- the purN gene encoding phosphoribosylglycinamide formyltransferase yields the protein MLSIVTLISGRGSNFEAIVKTAQKEQWPVKFAAVIANHSAAKGLDFARSQGIPAFAIEHKEHPTRESFDAALIQKIDELGADLVVLAGFMRILTPSFIRHFGGRLINIHPALLPAFPGLHTHERALEAGVKEHGATVHFVTEGVDEGPIICQASVPVLEGDDADTLAARVLKAEHQIYPRAVKWFLDGRLRIEGNQVKLQPPESQLFKL from the coding sequence ATGCTTTCTATCGTTACCTTAATCTCCGGCCGCGGATCCAATTTCGAGGCTATCGTTAAAACGGCTCAAAAAGAGCAATGGCCAGTCAAATTTGCAGCGGTTATAGCGAATCACTCCGCAGCTAAGGGCCTTGATTTTGCTCGCTCGCAAGGTATTCCAGCCTTTGCAATAGAGCATAAAGAGCACCCTACCCGAGAATCCTTTGATGCCGCTCTGATCCAGAAAATTGATGAGCTTGGAGCTGATTTGGTGGTCTTAGCTGGTTTTATGCGGATTTTGACCCCGAGTTTTATTCGTCATTTTGGGGGTCGTTTAATCAATATTCACCCAGCCCTTTTGCCGGCCTTCCCAGGCTTGCATACCCATGAGCGCGCCTTAGAGGCGGGGGTTAAAGAGCATGGGGCTACAGTGCACTTTGTGACCGAGGGTGTCGATGAGGGGCCGATTATTTGTCAGGCTTCCGTGCCAGTGCTCGAAGGTGATGATGCCGATACACTTGCTGCTCGAGTTTTGAAGGCTGAGCATCAGATTTATCCTCGAGCCGTAAAATGGTTTCTTGACGGACGATTGCGCATTGAAGGTAATCAAGTGAAGTTACAACCCCCAGAATCGCAATTATTTAAATTATGA
- the ispH gene encoding 4-hydroxy-3-methylbut-2-enyl diphosphate reductase, with protein MSGSDHAEILMAQPRGFCAGVDRAINIVNEALVRFGAPIYVRHEIVHNAYVVNELREKGAVFVDELHEVPKGGIVVFSAHGVSQDVRKDAEQRGLQVYDATCPLVTKVHLEVVKMCKEGYTVLMIGHAGHPEVEGTMGQVKEGVFLIEKISDVEKLPFPSDEKIAFVTQTTLSVDETKEIVEALTRKFPNIVQPRKQDICYATQNRQDAVKFMAPQVEVVIVVGSATSSNSNRLRELSEKLGVPSYMVDAPEQLKPEWFTGKKRVGLTAGASAPESLAQSIVARIQEFGPRSVRPLAGVVEDVTFSLPKNLVD; from the coding sequence ATGAGTGGATCTGATCACGCAGAAATTTTGATGGCACAACCCCGCGGTTTTTGCGCAGGGGTCGATCGTGCAATCAATATTGTGAATGAGGCGCTGGTGCGCTTCGGTGCGCCGATCTATGTGCGCCATGAAATTGTTCATAACGCTTACGTAGTAAATGAATTGCGCGAAAAAGGCGCAGTGTTCGTGGATGAATTGCATGAAGTGCCCAAGGGTGGAATCGTCGTGTTTAGTGCGCATGGCGTATCTCAAGATGTGCGCAAGGATGCCGAGCAACGTGGCTTGCAGGTGTATGACGCGACTTGTCCTCTTGTGACTAAGGTGCACCTTGAAGTGGTCAAGATGTGCAAAGAGGGTTACACGGTATTGATGATTGGTCATGCAGGGCACCCCGAAGTAGAGGGCACCATGGGCCAAGTGAAAGAAGGCGTTTTCTTAATCGAAAAAATTAGCGATGTAGAAAAGTTGCCGTTCCCAAGTGATGAAAAAATTGCTTTTGTAACGCAAACAACTTTGTCTGTTGACGAGACTAAAGAGATTGTTGAGGCGCTCACCAGAAAATTTCCTAATATTGTTCAGCCTCGCAAACAAGATATTTGTTACGCCACTCAGAATCGACAAGATGCCGTGAAATTTATGGCGCCTCAAGTCGAGGTCGTTATTGTGGTGGGTAGTGCGACAAGCTCGAACTCTAATCGCTTGCGTGAACTCTCAGAAAAATTAGGCGTACCTTCCTACATGGTAGATGCCCCAGAGCAGTTAAAGCCTGAATGGTTTACGGGAAAAAAGCGAGTGGGCTTAACGGCGGGCGCATCCGCTCCCGAGAGTCTTGCTCAATCCATAGTGGCGCGCATTCAAGAATTTGGCCCACGTAGTGTCCGACCTTTAGCCGGCGTTGTCGAAGACGTCACTTTTTCTTTACCAAAAAATTTAGTTGATTGA
- the radC gene encoding DNA repair protein RadC → MHSSIPQWPKNEQPREKLRLHGAKCLTDAELLAIFLRVGVKGKNAVTLANDLLHHFGSLPRLLASSPVEFTRIHGMGLSKWSQIQAAYELVKRSLEDDLAQRSIFSSPGRVKEFLQAKIGGLPHEVFLCLYLDSGLHLIECQELFRGSITHTAVYPREILKEALSRNASALIVAHNHPSGKPLPSKADQDLTQTLIKALQLVDIPLLDHCIVSNGGFFSFSESGLMDIE, encoded by the coding sequence GTGCACTCTTCAATACCCCAATGGCCCAAAAATGAACAGCCCCGAGAAAAGCTCCGTTTGCATGGGGCCAAATGCCTCACTGACGCAGAATTACTTGCGATATTTTTGCGGGTTGGGGTTAAAGGAAAAAATGCCGTCACCCTAGCAAACGATCTCTTGCATCACTTTGGTAGCTTACCCCGCCTTCTCGCTAGCAGTCCCGTTGAATTTACCCGCATTCATGGAATGGGGCTTTCCAAGTGGAGTCAGATTCAAGCAGCTTATGAACTGGTCAAACGCAGCCTTGAAGATGATCTTGCCCAACGCTCAATCTTCTCCTCTCCAGGTCGCGTCAAAGAGTTTTTACAGGCCAAAATTGGGGGTCTACCCCACGAGGTTTTTCTCTGCCTCTATCTAGACTCAGGGCTGCACTTAATTGAATGCCAAGAGCTATTTCGGGGCTCAATTACCCATACGGCGGTATACCCCCGAGAAATCCTCAAAGAAGCCCTTTCCAGAAATGCCAGCGCCCTGATCGTTGCCCACAACCACCCCAGTGGCAAACCCCTACCCAGTAAAGCAGACCAAGATTTGACTCAAACCCTCATTAAAGCCTTGCAGCTAGTGGATATACCCTTGCTAGACCACTGCATCGTGAGTAATGGTGGATTTTTCTCCTTTTCCGAGTCTGGCCTTATGGATATTGAATAA
- a CDS encoding acyl-CoA desaturase, whose amino-acid sequence MNTVSSSGFDLFLNWLANGYLDWSWWQITLFTLIATHITIAAVTIFLHRCQAHRALDLHPIVSHFFRFWLWLTTGMVTKEWASIHRKHHAKCETVDDPHSPQILGIGTVLSRGAELYKQEAKNQETMDKFGHGTPDDWLERNVYAKFTWQGVAIMLIIDVFLFGAVGLTVWAVQMLWIPITAAGIINGIGHYWGYRNFDCEDASTNIFPWGILIGGEELHNNHHTFATSAKLSNKWYEFDIGWLYIQMMSAVGLATVKKTPPKPVLSDLRPADQNTLEAIIANRYEIMARYSKTLRNFFSNEVQHMQVLASHLSDARTWLVKDESRLSEEEKAKLEELMASNAQLRKMIEMRRDLQAIWGRSTATREQLVSQLHAWCQRAEDSGLASLREFSLRLRRYA is encoded by the coding sequence TTGAATACAGTTTCAAGTTCAGGTTTTGATTTATTCCTTAACTGGCTCGCCAATGGATATTTAGATTGGTCTTGGTGGCAGATTACTCTGTTCACGTTGATTGCCACCCACATCACGATTGCCGCAGTAACTATCTTTTTGCATCGTTGTCAGGCGCACCGTGCCCTCGACCTGCACCCGATCGTTTCTCATTTCTTTCGTTTTTGGCTTTGGCTTACTACCGGCATGGTGACCAAGGAGTGGGCCTCGATCCACCGTAAGCACCACGCCAAGTGCGAGACAGTTGACGATCCCCATAGCCCGCAAATTCTAGGCATTGGGACCGTGCTATCCCGCGGTGCTGAGCTTTATAAGCAAGAGGCAAAGAATCAAGAGACCATGGACAAGTTTGGTCATGGCACTCCAGATGATTGGCTCGAGCGCAATGTTTATGCGAAGTTCACATGGCAGGGTGTTGCCATCATGCTCATCATCGATGTGTTTTTATTCGGCGCAGTTGGCTTAACTGTTTGGGCCGTGCAGATGCTGTGGATTCCAATCACTGCCGCCGGCATCATTAACGGCATTGGCCACTACTGGGGTTATCGCAACTTCGATTGTGAAGATGCCTCAACCAATATTTTTCCTTGGGGCATTTTGATTGGTGGTGAAGAATTGCACAACAACCATCACACGTTTGCCACTAGCGCGAAACTTTCTAACAAGTGGTATGAATTTGATATTGGTTGGTTGTATATTCAAATGATGAGTGCAGTAGGTTTAGCTACTGTGAAAAAGACGCCGCCAAAACCAGTTTTAAGTGATTTGCGTCCTGCCGATCAAAATACATTAGAAGCAATCATTGCAAATCGTTATGAAATCATGGCGCGTTACAGCAAGACATTGCGTAATTTCTTTAGTAATGAAGTGCAACATATGCAAGTATTGGCATCCCATTTAAGCGACGCTCGCACTTGGTTAGTTAAAGATGAGTCCCGCTTAAGCGAAGAAGAGAAAGCTAAGCTAGAAGAGCTAATGGCTAGTAATGCACAGCTTCGTAAGATGATCGAAATGCGTCGTGATCTTCAGGCTATCTGGGGTCGTTCAACAGCAACCCGCGAGCAATTGGTTTCACAATTGCATGCTTGGTGTCAGCGTGCTGAAGATAGTGGCCTAGCAAGCTTGCGAGAGTTCTCTTTAAGATTGCGTCGTTATGCCTGA